A single region of the bacterium genome encodes:
- a CDS encoding C25 family cysteine peptidase — protein sequence MHRAIALLLWVLPTLASPFPSSGQTTPLPADAGLQLVLEFPAPVLSPSEGGFSVRMPGEGLLGMAGCPDLPLANRHVRIPATKNVQLEVVAAQWSSLGWHSVAPLQERLHTEADLPLPWIRDEQVFHEARLWPQSWLNLSEPMLLRETRLVTVSVAPVRWNPVTRELQHLESLTLRLTFSGQSSVNVPLRPTEEEGLSEDGEGLVYSWRKGEDQFLRQMLGGRLIDPSVPESGGQGALADISWHAPQLPLNYLVIAKAAAQSQPHFQSWVAWKRQKGHHVTILGEAEITSWTTTGIRNAIIDLYQNSPTPPHYVALIGDTGGSYALPTHGSQYDHYYATISGNDILADVVVGRVSVENATQMATVFNKILTYEQSPNLASTNWLRRAGWLTGSGHCGESMSQMARDFGFQLMQERGYMQVDTAFCANSPTWVANWFNQGVSHYTYRGWVGMENLSTNTLLNMTNSNTPVANVFTCGSGDFSTGLAYTEAFLRGGNATQPGAAVAAMGFCTLGTHTAYNNLVCGGTWSALLDFGIPQVGTNMFRGKLELVNTLPPGDSNINSFSYWANLMGDPGMEQWCGVPAVLSFDHAPTLLGSGAQALELRVQDGDGQPVDGAAVCAWRSVDARALGLTDADGRVVLELPALVPGELSITASKAFCVPARASIDLDDQVAMPVLAQAIVQDEDGDGQWTPGEVATLHLSFHNPSPSQDLPGLSLSAELADAGAAQLLASSGAVPALPAQGTVQATGLIQLRAAANWTEGLAVRLNLRLESGTASYLARATLPLSTPVPEIAGASFPAGGLYPGQTVPLTLHLSNKGSRPAGQVGFNFSFAAGSGLSVDPPLVELDSLRVDEQVMLTLDITASVSLVPGYSSPLIVTWQDEGSGALGELRAPIVLGNQQAGDPTGPDGWGYYAFESTDSQWLQAPVYNWIEIAPNGGGTGSVVNLHDYSDEGDDSRRVELPFPFTLYGQSYSSMAVCSNGFVAFGPLAHLQTDFRNHFLPCGMGPEPMLAPMWDDFKLTGDAQVCVQHLAAEGIFVVEWYRVRTNSNNIINTFQLLLFDPALHPTPTGDGEVVFQYHTFSDNQSNSQDFPYCTIGLKNQDATVGLTLLNYRQRPATASPFAAGKAVRITTSIGLTVEPAHLDISDTELTFNLSGSEVEATTGQITLGNTGQAPLLWQARIFPPEAWPPQGMQAPAGRDAGGPDSFGYTWRDSGEAIGPPAGWVDMWEAGNEIVLNLNGGPDTADDGFSDPIDLPFAFPFYGVPQTRLWVAANGFVSFQEPDGQYWQNNLAGIPHADAPDRSLLVWWDDLLNNAEHEGFIRWWTNDQDSLVVTWQEAPHFNQASYGGPFTFQVVLEANGRITCNYGDMAADDPDSDSGSIGVQWDQATGFVIRHMQITRDGISIQILPPFWLELEDVAGMVSPGAEGELRLRVRNDVQGLLLPSGQYVATVLFQCNDPEQASLSIPVTLMVADTELEKGREQARAFSVDAAWPNPFNPTATIRYQLPEPLLVEARLFNVAGQMVGLVFSGRQPAGEHHLLVDGSRLASGVYLLKMEAGPHRVVRRLTLVK from the coding sequence ATGCATCGTGCCATTGCTTTGCTGCTGTGGGTACTGCCGACCCTGGCCAGCCCCTTCCCGTCCTCCGGCCAAACCACGCCCCTGCCGGCCGACGCAGGCCTGCAACTGGTGCTGGAGTTCCCGGCGCCCGTGTTAAGCCCATCCGAGGGCGGCTTCAGCGTCCGCATGCCGGGCGAGGGACTGCTGGGCATGGCGGGTTGTCCGGACCTGCCCCTGGCCAACCGTCATGTGCGCATTCCCGCCACCAAGAATGTGCAGCTGGAGGTGGTGGCGGCGCAGTGGAGCAGCCTGGGTTGGCATAGTGTCGCCCCTTTGCAGGAACGCCTGCACACCGAGGCGGACCTGCCCCTGCCCTGGATCCGCGACGAACAGGTCTTCCACGAGGCGCGCCTCTGGCCCCAGAGCTGGCTCAATCTCTCCGAGCCCATGCTGCTGCGGGAGACGCGGCTGGTCACGGTCTCGGTGGCGCCGGTGCGTTGGAACCCGGTGACGCGGGAGCTGCAGCACCTGGAGTCTCTCACCCTGCGCCTCACCTTCAGCGGGCAAAGCAGCGTCAATGTTCCCCTGCGGCCGACCGAGGAGGAGGGCCTGTCCGAGGACGGCGAAGGCCTGGTCTACTCCTGGCGCAAGGGTGAAGACCAGTTCCTGCGACAAATGTTGGGCGGGCGTCTGATCGATCCCTCCGTCCCGGAGTCGGGCGGCCAGGGAGCGCTGGCCGACATCTCCTGGCATGCGCCGCAACTGCCCTTGAACTACCTGGTCATCGCCAAGGCCGCCGCGCAAAGCCAGCCGCATTTCCAGAGCTGGGTGGCCTGGAAGCGCCAGAAGGGCCATCACGTGACCATCTTGGGCGAGGCCGAGATCACCAGCTGGACGACGACAGGCATCCGCAACGCCATCATCGACCTGTACCAGAACAGCCCCACGCCGCCGCATTACGTGGCTCTCATCGGCGACACGGGCGGCAGCTACGCCCTGCCCACCCACGGCAGCCAGTACGACCACTACTACGCCACCATCTCCGGCAACGACATCCTGGCCGATGTGGTGGTCGGGCGCGTCTCCGTGGAGAACGCCACCCAGATGGCCACTGTCTTCAACAAGATCCTGACCTATGAGCAAAGCCCCAATCTGGCCAGCACCAACTGGCTGAGGCGGGCCGGCTGGCTGACGGGCTCCGGCCATTGTGGCGAGTCCATGAGCCAGATGGCGCGGGACTTCGGCTTCCAGCTGATGCAGGAGCGTGGCTACATGCAGGTGGACACGGCCTTCTGCGCCAACAGCCCCACCTGGGTGGCCAACTGGTTCAACCAGGGCGTCAGCCACTACACCTACCGCGGCTGGGTGGGGATGGAGAACCTCAGCACGAACACACTCCTCAACATGACCAATTCCAACACGCCCGTGGCCAACGTCTTCACCTGCGGATCGGGGGACTTCTCCACCGGCCTTGCCTACACGGAGGCCTTCCTGCGCGGCGGCAACGCCACGCAGCCGGGGGCCGCCGTGGCCGCCATGGGCTTCTGCACGCTGGGCACCCACACGGCCTACAACAACCTGGTCTGTGGCGGCACCTGGAGCGCCCTGCTGGACTTCGGGATTCCCCAGGTGGGAACCAACATGTTCCGGGGCAAGCTGGAGCTGGTCAACACCCTGCCGCCCGGGGACTCCAACATCAACAGCTTCTCGTACTGGGCCAACTTGATGGGCGATCCCGGGATGGAGCAATGGTGCGGCGTGCCCGCCGTGCTCTCCTTCGACCACGCCCCGACCCTGTTGGGCAGCGGGGCCCAGGCCCTGGAGCTGCGCGTGCAGGACGGGGACGGCCAACCGGTGGACGGAGCGGCGGTGTGCGCCTGGCGGAGCGTGGATGCCCGCGCCCTGGGCCTGACCGATGCCGATGGCCGGGTCGTGCTCGAACTGCCGGCCCTGGTGCCCGGCGAGCTGTCCATCACGGCCAGCAAGGCCTTCTGTGTCCCCGCCCGCGCCAGCATCGATCTGGACGACCAGGTGGCGATGCCGGTCCTGGCGCAGGCCATTGTCCAGGATGAGGATGGCGATGGCCAGTGGACGCCCGGGGAGGTGGCCACCCTGCACCTGAGCTTCCACAACCCCTCCCCCAGCCAGGATCTGCCTGGCCTCTCCCTCTCGGCGGAGCTGGCCGACGCCGGCGCGGCACAGCTGCTGGCGTCCAGTGGCGCCGTGCCCGCACTGCCCGCCCAGGGCACGGTCCAGGCCACCGGTTTGATCCAATTGCGTGCGGCCGCCAACTGGACAGAGGGATTGGCCGTGCGCTTGAACCTGCGCCTGGAGAGCGGAACAGCAAGCTATCTGGCGCGCGCCACCCTGCCCCTGAGCACGCCGGTGCCGGAGATCGCCGGCGCAAGCTTCCCTGCCGGCGGCCTGTATCCAGGCCAGACGGTCCCGCTGACCCTCCACCTTTCCAACAAGGGCAGCCGGCCCGCCGGCCAGGTAGGCTTCAACTTCTCCTTCGCGGCCGGCAGCGGTCTATCCGTGGACCCGCCCTTGGTCGAACTGGACAGCCTGCGCGTGGATGAGCAAGTCATGCTCACCCTGGATATCACAGCTTCAGTCAGTCTCGTGCCCGGCTACTCCAGCCCGTTGATCGTGACCTGGCAGGACGAGGGAAGTGGAGCCTTGGGGGAGCTGCGCGCCCCCATCGTGCTGGGCAACCAGCAGGCGGGGGATCCCACCGGCCCCGACGGCTGGGGCTACTACGCCTTCGAGAGCACGGACAGCCAGTGGCTGCAGGCTCCCGTCTACAACTGGATCGAGATCGCCCCCAACGGTGGAGGCACGGGCAGCGTGGTCAATCTGCACGACTACAGCGACGAGGGCGACGACAGCCGCCGCGTGGAGCTGCCTTTCCCCTTCACCCTCTATGGCCAGAGCTATTCCAGCATGGCGGTCTGCTCCAACGGCTTCGTCGCGTTCGGCCCCCTGGCCCATTTGCAGACTGATTTCCGCAACCACTTCCTGCCCTGCGGCATGGGGCCGGAACCCATGCTGGCGCCCATGTGGGATGATTTCAAGCTGACGGGCGATGCGCAGGTTTGCGTCCAGCACCTGGCGGCGGAAGGGATCTTCGTGGTGGAGTGGTATCGCGTGCGCACCAATTCCAACAACATCATCAACACGTTCCAACTGCTGCTCTTTGACCCCGCCCTGCACCCCACACCCACCGGCGACGGCGAGGTCGTCTTCCAGTACCACACCTTCAGCGACAACCAGAGCAACAGCCAGGACTTCCCCTACTGCACCATCGGCCTGAAGAACCAGGATGCCACCGTCGGTCTGACCCTGCTCAATTACCGGCAGCGGCCGGCCACCGCCTCACCCTTCGCGGCCGGGAAGGCCGTGCGCATCACAACCTCCATCGGTCTCACGGTGGAACCGGCCCACCTGGACATCAGCGACACGGAACTGACCTTCAACCTGTCCGGCTCGGAGGTGGAAGCGACCACGGGCCAAATCACCCTGGGCAACACCGGACAAGCCCCGCTCCTCTGGCAAGCGCGCATCTTCCCGCCGGAGGCCTGGCCGCCCCAGGGCATGCAGGCGCCCGCCGGCCGCGACGCGGGAGGGCCCGACTCCTTCGGCTACACCTGGCGGGACTCGGGCGAGGCCATCGGTCCGCCGGCGGGATGGGTGGACATGTGGGAGGCCGGCAACGAGATCGTGCTCAACCTGAATGGCGGCCCCGACACGGCGGACGACGGTTTCAGCGATCCCATCGACCTGCCCTTCGCCTTCCCCTTTTATGGTGTTCCGCAAACGCGGCTTTGGGTGGCGGCCAACGGCTTTGTCTCATTCCAGGAGCCGGACGGCCAGTACTGGCAGAACAACCTGGCCGGCATTCCCCATGCCGACGCCCCCGATCGCAGCCTGCTCGTCTGGTGGGACGATCTGCTCAACAACGCGGAGCATGAGGGCTTCATCCGCTGGTGGACCAACGATCAGGACAGCCTGGTGGTCACCTGGCAGGAGGCCCCCCACTTCAACCAGGCCTCCTACGGCGGACCCTTCACCTTCCAGGTCGTGCTGGAGGCCAACGGGCGCATCACCTGCAACTACGGCGACATGGCGGCCGACGACCCGGACAGCGACTCCGGCAGCATCGGCGTGCAGTGGGACCAGGCCACGGGCTTCGTCATCCGCCACATGCAGATCACCCGCGACGGGATCAGCATCCAGATCCTGCCGCCCTTCTGGCTGGAGCTGGAGGACGTGGCAGGCATGGTGTCGCCGGGCGCCGAGGGCGAATTGCGCCTGAGGGTCCGCAACGATGTGCAGGGGCTGCTCCTGCCCAGCGGCCAATACGTGGCCACCGTGCTCTTCCAGTGCAACGATCCGGAACAGGCCTCCCTCAGCATCCCCGTGACTCTGATGGTGGCGGACACGGAACTGGAGAAGGGGCGGGAGCAGGCCCGGGCCTTCAGTGTGGACGCGGCCTGGCCCAATCCCTTCAACCCGACGGCGACCATCCGCTATCAATTGCCAGAACCGTTGTTGGTGGAGGCCCGCCTCTTCAACGTGGCCGGACAGATGGTGGGATTGGTGTTCAGCGGCCGGCAGCCGGCTGGGGAACACCACTTGCTGGTGGACGGCTCGCGCCTGGCCAGCGGTGTCTATTTGTTGAAGATGGAGGCGGGTCCGCACCGGGTCGTGCGTCGCTTGACCCTGGTCAAGTAG
- a CDS encoding NifU family protein, whose product MSDTTMTDQIAQILEEKIAPALAMDGGFCELVEIRDKVVFLRLGGACSGCPSSTVTLKAGIERILRQEVDPEIIVEQAW is encoded by the coding sequence ATGAGCGACACGACGATGACGGATCAGATCGCCCAGATCCTGGAAGAGAAGATCGCACCCGCACTGGCCATGGACGGTGGCTTCTGCGAGCTGGTCGAAATCCGCGACAAGGTGGTCTTCCTGCGCCTGGGCGGCGCCTGCTCAGGCTGCCCCTCCTCCACGGTCACGCTCAAGGCGGGGATCGAGCGCATCCTGCGCCAGGAGGTTGACCCGGAGATCATTGTGGAGCAGGCCTGGTAG
- a CDS encoding aminodeoxychorismate/anthranilate synthase component II, producing MLLLIDNHDSFTHNLAHLLALAWKEPVVARVDKVDPGALPGHRPEALILSPGPGRPRQCRGLWEILAACAGQMPILGICLGHQAIGEWLGMKLVRAPRPVHGHAVPLRHSGLGLFAGCPPDLSVARYHSLVLSGCGAMPLPAVAGPGLLVDAVCQPGLLMSLRHEQMGLWGLQFHPESFLSDAGPLMIRNFRRHAASFRPIGAKAIPSGSSCGRGPNLPH from the coding sequence ATGTTGCTCTTGATCGACAACCACGACTCCTTCACGCACAACCTGGCGCATCTGCTGGCGCTGGCCTGGAAGGAGCCGGTGGTGGCGCGCGTGGACAAGGTGGATCCCGGCGCGCTTCCGGGGCATCGCCCCGAAGCCCTCATCCTGTCCCCAGGTCCCGGCCGACCCCGGCAATGCCGCGGGCTATGGGAGATTCTGGCGGCCTGCGCCGGGCAGATGCCCATTCTGGGCATCTGCCTGGGTCATCAAGCCATCGGCGAGTGGCTGGGCATGAAGCTGGTCCGCGCCCCCCGCCCCGTGCATGGCCATGCCGTGCCGCTGCGGCATTCGGGCCTGGGCTTGTTCGCCGGTTGTCCGCCGGACTTGTCCGTGGCCCGTTACCACAGCCTGGTGCTGTCAGGTTGCGGGGCGATGCCCCTTCCGGCCGTGGCCGGTCCCGGCCTGCTGGTGGATGCCGTGTGCCAACCCGGACTCCTGATGTCCCTGCGCCATGAGCAGATGGGACTGTGGGGCCTGCAGTTTCATCCAGAGTCCTTCTTGAGTGACGCCGGACCGCTCATGATCCGCAACTTTCGCCGCCACGCGGCCTCCTTTCGCCCCATCGGGGCGAAAGCCATCCCCTCAGGTTCGTCTTGCGGCAGGGGGCCGAATCTGCCTCATTGA
- the lon gene encoding endopeptidase La: MPEARPKPIKIPERLPAIPLRDVVLFPYMIFPLLIGRETSVKAVEAAMVRDRLLFVVAQRNAQDEEPRRDGLYPVGTMVKILQVLKMPNGVLRVLVEGVTRARISRYTQAKGVRFVEIKALAGEEKADTPQLQALSRVAATLFRRYVNLNPNLPDEILASIEQLPNISLLIDFIAAHIVHGVDKKQPILEAEELVDRLEYITALLESENSILELERTIEGQVRDKISKHQRAYYLQEQLRVIREELGEQSDDEDGVVGRYKEQLGKTELPAEARQRVEEELDKLRQMPSMSPEAHVIRTYLDWIFALPWTGRTADNLDIANAERTLNEDHYGLDKPKERILEHLAVLRLVKKMRGQIICFVGPPGVGKTSLGRSIANALKRNFVRMSLGGVRDEAEIRGHRRTYIGAMPGRLIQGMKKAGSHNPVILLDEIDKMSMDFRGDPSAALLEVLDPEQNNSFNDHYLDLDFDLSEVMFITTANVAADIPPALRDRMEIINLPGYLLHEKQRIATDFLVPRQVALHGLDPALVRFEQTALEALIMQYTQEAGVRTLERRIAKICRRVAREQVSRADAAGRKRVRRPPTVVVDEASLTGYLGLPNIIEKRAPQEAMLGRAVGLAWTPVGGDLLQIEVGIYPGRGRLTMTGKLGDVMKESAMAALTWLRTHADELGIRPGFFDKQDLHVHIPEGAIAKDGPSAGITLVTAMASAATGRLVRPDTAMTGEVTLHGEVLPIGGLNEKAMAALRAGIARVLIPADNERDLVDMHAAIRDKLDFVPVRRMEEVLKLILLPKGRRRFRGIAPKA; the protein is encoded by the coding sequence ATGCCAGAGGCCCGTCCCAAACCCATCAAGATCCCGGAGCGACTGCCCGCCATTCCCCTGCGCGATGTGGTGCTCTTCCCCTACATGATCTTCCCGCTCCTCATCGGGCGGGAGACCTCGGTCAAGGCGGTGGAGGCGGCCATGGTGCGGGACCGTCTCCTCTTCGTGGTGGCGCAGCGCAACGCCCAGGACGAGGAGCCCCGCCGCGACGGCCTTTACCCGGTGGGCACCATGGTGAAGATCCTCCAGGTGCTGAAAATGCCCAACGGCGTGCTGCGCGTCCTGGTCGAGGGCGTCACCCGCGCCCGCATCAGCCGCTACACCCAGGCCAAGGGCGTGCGTTTCGTCGAGATCAAGGCCCTGGCCGGCGAGGAGAAGGCGGACACGCCGCAGTTGCAGGCTCTCTCTCGCGTGGCGGCCACCCTCTTCCGGCGCTATGTGAATCTCAACCCCAATCTCCCCGATGAGATCCTGGCCAGCATCGAGCAATTGCCCAACATCAGCCTGCTGATCGACTTCATCGCCGCCCACATCGTCCACGGCGTGGACAAGAAGCAGCCCATCCTCGAGGCGGAAGAGCTGGTGGACCGGCTGGAGTACATCACGGCGCTGCTGGAGAGTGAGAACAGCATCCTCGAGCTGGAGCGCACCATCGAGGGCCAGGTGCGCGACAAGATCAGCAAGCACCAGCGTGCCTACTACCTGCAGGAACAGCTTCGTGTCATCCGCGAGGAGCTGGGGGAGCAGTCCGACGACGAGGACGGCGTGGTGGGCCGCTACAAGGAGCAGCTGGGGAAGACGGAGCTGCCGGCCGAGGCAAGGCAGCGGGTGGAGGAGGAGCTGGACAAGCTCCGCCAGATGCCGTCCATGAGTCCGGAGGCCCATGTCATCCGCACCTACCTGGACTGGATCTTCGCCCTGCCCTGGACCGGGCGCACGGCGGACAACCTGGACATCGCCAACGCCGAGCGCACCTTGAACGAGGACCACTACGGCCTGGACAAACCCAAGGAGCGCATCCTGGAACACCTGGCCGTGCTGCGGCTGGTGAAGAAGATGCGCGGGCAGATCATCTGTTTCGTGGGACCGCCCGGCGTGGGCAAGACCAGCCTGGGCCGCAGCATCGCCAACGCCCTCAAGCGCAACTTCGTCCGCATGTCCCTGGGTGGCGTGCGGGACGAGGCGGAGATCCGCGGCCACCGGCGGACTTACATCGGCGCCATGCCCGGCCGGCTGATCCAGGGCATGAAGAAGGCGGGCAGCCACAACCCGGTCATCCTCCTCGACGAGATCGACAAGATGTCCATGGACTTCCGCGGCGATCCCTCGGCCGCGCTGCTGGAGGTGCTGGATCCGGAGCAGAACAACAGCTTCAACGACCACTACCTGGACCTGGACTTCGATCTGAGCGAGGTGATGTTCATCACCACGGCCAATGTGGCGGCGGACATTCCTCCCGCCCTGCGCGACCGCATGGAGATCATCAATCTGCCCGGCTACCTGCTGCATGAGAAACAGCGCATCGCCACCGACTTCCTGGTGCCGCGCCAGGTGGCCCTGCACGGCTTGGATCCGGCCCTGGTCCGCTTCGAGCAGACCGCGCTGGAGGCCCTCATCATGCAGTACACGCAGGAGGCGGGGGTGCGTACCCTGGAGCGCCGCATCGCCAAGATCTGCCGGCGCGTGGCGCGCGAACAGGTGAGCCGGGCCGACGCCGCCGGTCGCAAGCGTGTCCGGCGGCCGCCGACGGTGGTGGTGGACGAGGCTTCGCTGACGGGTTATCTGGGTCTGCCCAACATCATCGAGAAGCGGGCTCCGCAGGAGGCGATGCTGGGGCGCGCCGTCGGCCTGGCCTGGACGCCCGTGGGCGGCGATCTGCTGCAGATCGAGGTGGGGATCTATCCGGGGCGTGGCCGCCTGACCATGACCGGCAAGCTGGGCGACGTGATGAAGGAAAGCGCCATGGCGGCACTGACCTGGCTGCGCACGCACGCCGACGAGCTGGGCATCCGGCCGGGGTTTTTCGACAAGCAGGATCTCCATGTGCACATCCCGGAGGGCGCCATCGCCAAGGACGGGCCCTCGGCCGGCATCACCCTGGTGACGGCCATGGCCAGCGCGGCCACGGGTCGCCTGGTGCGGCCCGACACGGCGATGACGGGGGAGGTGACCCTGCATGGCGAGGTGCTGCCCATCGGCGGGCTGAATGAGAAGGCGATGGCGGCCCTGCGGGCCGGAATCGCCCGGGTGCTGATCCCGGCCGACAATGAACGGGACCTGGTGGACATGCACGCTGCCATCCGCGACAAGCTGGACTTCGTGCCGGTGCGGCGGATGGAGGAGGTGCTGAAGCTCATCCTGTTGCCGAAGGGGCGGCGGCGCTTTCGGGGCATCGCCCCGAAAGCATGA
- a CDS encoding PfkB family carbohydrate kinase, with protein MRLIALGHIVLDHLLLVDHYPAMDSKVTARRGRTCTGGPAARAAITAAALGAEVHFAGCVGDDEAGQRIRRDFEAAGVDLDGLQVCAGQATPRASIWVEARHGKRTVVLDRGGLPDYPATLLERLPWGEGCLLLDGKEPIAREAARRARAGGMTVLLDLGGPREEIAPLVAAADVVAVSKAFVMSRHPGLDLLKAAAQLAEAGPRLAIITMGAGGAIVCERGGEPGWVPAWSPGTVVDTTGAGDAYHGTLAWALLKRYPLRQALACAAVAGGLACRDLGGEISGLDAELLLREAEAVAEQFGG; from the coding sequence ATGCGTCTGATCGCCCTGGGCCACATCGTGCTGGACCACCTGCTGCTGGTGGACCACTATCCCGCCATGGACAGCAAAGTGACCGCCCGCCGCGGCCGCACCTGCACCGGGGGGCCGGCGGCGCGGGCGGCCATCACGGCGGCGGCGCTGGGGGCCGAGGTTCACTTCGCCGGCTGTGTGGGTGACGACGAGGCGGGCCAGCGCATCCGCCGGGACTTCGAAGCGGCGGGTGTGGATCTGGATGGTCTTCAGGTCTGCGCCGGACAGGCCACGCCGCGCGCCTCGATCTGGGTGGAGGCGCGCCACGGCAAGCGCACGGTCGTGCTGGACCGGGGCGGCCTGCCCGACTATCCGGCCACCCTGCTGGAGCGTCTGCCCTGGGGGGAGGGCTGCCTGCTCCTGGACGGCAAGGAACCCATCGCGCGGGAGGCCGCCCGCCGCGCCCGCGCCGGCGGCATGACCGTGCTGCTGGATCTGGGCGGCCCGCGGGAGGAGATTGCGCCGCTGGTGGCGGCGGCGGACGTGGTGGCCGTCTCCAAGGCCTTTGTCATGAGCAGGCACCCGGGGCTGGACCTGCTGAAGGCCGCCGCCCAATTGGCCGAGGCCGGGCCGCGTCTGGCCATCATCACCATGGGGGCGGGCGGGGCCATCGTGTGCGAGCGGGGCGGCGAGCCCGGCTGGGTGCCTGCCTGGTCTCCGGGAACCGTGGTGGACACCACCGGCGCCGGTGACGCCTATCACGGCACCCTGGCCTGGGCCTTGCTGAAGCGCTACCCCTTGCGCCAGGCCCTGGCCTGCGCCGCGGTGGCGGGCGGCCTGGCCTGCCGGGATCTGGGCGGGGAAATCAGCGGGCTGGACGCGGAGCTTCTCCTGCGGGAAGCGGAGGCTGTGGCGGAGCAGTTCGGGGGATAG